The genomic interval tttctgctttttgttgttttcctcttcATAACTTTCTTGCCACTTGCTATTTTTTGGTTTGAATTTCAGCTAATCCTGCCAAGTTCACATGATTAACGTACTTTGTGGTCTTGGAAGATTGAATTTACAACTAAAAGCATCAACTGCACTTCTGCTATACTAAGCTATTGTAATATCCAGTGGAAGACACATCATTTCACTTGCTATAGCATCAGTACACTTGCTGTTGCCTATTTGGCTCTTCTTTGCCTGTAGTATTCCAgactttttcatttatttatttccttgttgattttcttcagaaagatcACAATTGCTTCCActtctcagcagcagagagattGAACTGGAATAGATGTTTGTACTTAGAAAGTAAATTAACTTAAAGAGAGTGAAGGGAAGAGTAAATACCAGTGCAGAATTGGCTGTGGATGACTGCCTGTTCAAACATGGTTTCCAAGGATTTTGTCAATTCCATAGGTGTGCAAACCAGGATGTTATCTGAGGTAAGCTGTTTGCTCAGTTAAGGATGTCAATACCTGACTTCAGATGTTACAAGAGAGGCACAAATTTAAAGTGCAGGGCAGGAAGAATTTATGATGACTTTCCAGAAGACAAGTTTAATCAGGATCGTTATGTACCTTTGCACGATGACTAGGCACAGTGAGGTAGAGAAGAGTTACTCAAAGCACAGATACTTGTGTTTAAGCATCTTGGCAGCTTAGGGGGTAGGATTTCAGTCAAGTCCTACTGACCTGGGTTTGATTTTCTGTAGTCAAAAattttgggatggggaggaaagTAGAAGCATGTTACAAAACACTTTAGTAAGAGTGTACTGGGAGACATGAACTTTGTCTTTGCTGTAACCTAAAGGGTGGTTTTTGTTAGCATTAGCCATTATGGACTACGAGGTAGTAATTTACAGATATATCAACATTTTGGTTTGCGTCTTGTGCTAAAAGAACCTGCATCATTCAAGGAAGTGGAAAATTGTTCACAGAGAGTAGTTAACATTTAAtggtcactgctgctgcagtcagaagaaaaagaacaccCTAACCTTATTCCCTGAATCAATTTTACTCATGACTGCAGATACTTTATTGTGTTCATATTGTTCatatttacttttgtttctttagaatTTATTACCTGTTTTCCTCCAAATTCATTTTCATTGACCCATCTCTTTATTATAGGGCATCTCAGAGATGATCATATAAAGTATCAAATGCGaagcaagaaggaaataaaCCCTCCTAACTAAAGCTAAAAAGAGCTGTTATGGAGCTGTTTTGTAAGTATGTAATAAGCCTTATTGTtcttgtaaaaataaagtgaaaatcaattggaaataaaatataaagacaagtttaaaccagaaaaataaatctgttatTAAATCTCAGAATTATAGTTTCATCTGCCCCCCGTGCACTTCTTGAAAGGTAAATTTGCAGCATATTACCTCATTAAACAACTGGTAGCTTATCTCAAGTTCAAGTTGTTAATTAATGATTGTAGACAGAAGTGCCAGAAGTAGATTTTTTACTACACAAAGTTAATATTTCTGATATGATTTCCAATTGGACAGCCCCTGATTTTACTGACGAATTTCATATGGGGTTTAACCTATTTTTGGAGGTAGTCCTATAATCTGGTGTGATTCTGTTACTTTGGGCTAGTTCTGCTCTATTCcaaattcattcttttttcagttCTACAACTAACTGGCAAGTTACATGATTTCTCTGTGCTCTGTTGCCAACTTTCTAAGATGCCAGCTAACATCCTTTGAGATCTCTGGAAGGCAAAGTTCTCTATTAGAGTTGAGTGGTGGTTTTTACTGCCATTTCTAATGGCAGAGACATATCACTGCTTTAATGTATGACTACATTCATAAATACATTCCTAATATCTTTGAAAGAGAATATGCTGAGAACATTCCTTTGTAAGAATCTTTTTGTCTTAGTTCACCTTAAGCATTTGGGAGTAGGCTtattctttcagaagaaattagGTCACTCCTAAAAGAagtgatttgaaaataaatttgcacAAGATAGCCTTTGTTTTTGCAACCAAATCATCTGAGAGGAATTCTGGGTAGTAACACCATTAGAAACAGGAAATTTCCTTTGGATCAAGACAATTGGATGTCGAGGTTTGGAAGTTGTTTGCCTCTGCAGGTAATAACGCCAGAACAGTCATTTTCATCCAAAGCAATGACCTCTGAACGGGAGGGCTGCCTAGGCTGTGCTTTTAGATAACTGCTGTCCCTCGTACTGAGTCAGCAAGCTGGCTTTCTGGTATACTGGACTTTATGCCTTCATATTCTATGGGCAAGCTCTTTCAAATCTGGATAGATGCTTAGATTCTCTGTCTTCAGGTCTAACCAGGAAGGGCAAAGATTGCAGTAAGtaacataaaaagaaaacatattttgacTTTGCTAAAAGGCTTACCATGGAACAGATTTGAAGTGGCACTTTGCACCCCCAATGTAAATTCTTGTCTCTGACTCTGTCTGTAACATTTTTGTGTCTGACAACAGATAAAACGCTGTTATTATATGTGTACAAGTAATACTTCATGTTTCTGAGAGATgaaacagctgaagaaattaaacatattttcaaagtaaagGGGATAAAAATTACTGTTGACAAGTCTGTAACTAACTTGTAAGTATGTATCTTTCTCTACAGGTATGTTTGCAAAACAATAGGCCCCTCATTCAATAATCTTTCACTATTTCAAGCTGGGATTCCTTCCAGCCCCCCAAACACCTTTGttctttaagaaataaattatttagttTTTACAAACATCCATTTCATCGATGGATTTGGGTTTGATGCAATTTCTTAGAACGGTTAAgtatggggatttttttgtcttcatgaATGTGcacatttttcctccattttctaAGGGAAAAAGACAACACTTTGGCACAGTTAGAAACATGGTGACCCTTCTCTGCCTGTTTCAGTCCAGAAACTTGAACATATCCCAGCCCCCAGTGAACCCCTTGGCACTAGTTTGCCATTTTGAACTAATAGGTATTAAAGTAAGCAAAAGAGTTCTAAGAAGCAAAATCAGGTTAGGCAGCAGTGGTTTTTATGCAGTCTTCTATGGTGGGAGTTCTTACCCTAAGTCATCAGAGAAGTTTTGTTTGTTCTAAAATAATGTACTAGACATGGAGATAATTTCTATTTAATGTTGAATTTGCTGCtgaaaccattttaaaaatttgtatgTTACCATCAGGTTAGCATAAAGCTTTCATCTCTTTAGCAAATGTCTGCTTATCTAAGTTGGAAACAGCTCCCCCCAGGATCAATAATTctatttatttgttcttttttgcaTAAGCAAATACCCAATTATACATGGGTATTTATGCTTGAAAGCTTTTCTTGCCAGTAATTGGTGGTGTTGTCTTGAAGTCACCATGGCATTTTGAAAATCACTATTTTACAACCAAGTtcactttaaaatgtttaacaAAATTGCAATGACACACCTTTTCAAGTCAGTTACTTCATCTTCTCATCCTACTGAAGTCAATGTTTTAAAGATCTGTGTGACTGCAATCATAACTTCATCTAAACGTAGCCTGGTGTTATGGAATTGCTTCAGATATTCTTTGTATAATGCTAATTCTCCACTGTAGACCTTAAATTTGTAAAGGTGAGTGTTTACTTACAAGAAAGTTACTTGACCAATGACATTAATCTCTTAGCATTACAGGTAGTGAAAAGCTGTTGGATCCATGGAAAGTAGCTAGCTTTAATATGAGAAGGTGAGAAAAACACATGTGGGGGAAATACAGAAGTTTACAAATCTTCCTTTCAGCTActagaaactttaaaaaacaatgtGTTAGGTGATTGGTTTGTTCATTGCTCATTACTGGATATGGCAATTACAGTACTGAAATATCaccaaaatatcttttttttttttttggggggggggggtgggggggtggtgGGTGGGAAGAGAGATGTAGATCTTAGAAATGCACACCATTGTGTGCATCCCTCTGCCTGTGTTTGAGATGGAGAAGTGGGTGCACAAAGGCTTAACTGGTTTAATGCTGCCTGCTTTTCTGCCAGGAGCACAAACCATTCTCCTCAGAGGACATAAAACAGCAAAGCACTATGTATTTTATTGTCTTGGATTTTATTGAAGGTTGGCTTTTAATGATTAACGGGTTTTTATAGAGTCAAAGTTTAAAGTGAggcaaaagcagcagccagatgttcagctgagcagcctgtggctgctctatggaaaagcaaattaatttattgtttcAGCTCTGCCCCTAGCCGACCTGGAGGCACCGTGACTGGGGCCTGCCCGTCTGCAGTCCGGGGGTCACCTTTGCCCGTAGACTCGGGAAGGGACTGTACAGCTCCCCACCCGCTGCCTccagcggggctgggggagagtGGCGCTCCCGCGCCCTGTGAGGGGACCCCGCGGGCTGGGACAGGACGGGGGCCGAGCGGGCCGGGGCTGAGCCTCCCGCCCTTCCACACTGGCCCTTCCCTCCGGCGGGCCGCCCCGTCCGTCTGTCCATCCGTCCGACCCTCGGCTGAGCCGCAGCCTCGCGCCCACCCGCGGGGCTTCTCCTTGGGGCCGCGCCGAGGCGTGAGCCCCTCAGGGGCCCAGGGGATCCTCTCCCGCTGTCCCCGAGGTGCCGTCGGCTGGAGTCGCCACGGAAGGCAGCAGGTGCTGGCCAGTCTCCGCGGCTGCCCCTCAGAGCCCCCGGCCGTACAGGGCCTTGTGGCGCAGGTACTCCTCGAGACACTGGATGGCCGCATCGTCCACCTCGGGGTCGAACTTGTTGGCCAAGAGATGGTGTTGCTGCAGCATCCAGGGCACGTCGCCCACCCCGTAGATGCAGATGGAGCGCTGGTGGCGGCCGGTGCAGGGCGGGTAGGGCGCGCCCTTGCTGATGTCACCCTCCAGGTACTCCCACTTGACCAGGCGGGGAAGGGCGTTCATGTCCGAGAGCTGGAACTTGTCGCTGAGGGGCGTGCCCCCCGGCACGCCCGGCATGCGGTTCAGGGTGGCCCAGACGTACTCGTCAGGGCTGTAGCTGTCCTTGGACCACTCGAGGAACTTTTGTGCTGTGGGGTTCTCGAAGACATACTGCACGAAGTCCCGTGTGACGGCGTTGTACGCGCTGCCCGTGAACATGGGGTAGCTGTGGGGTGGGGGCAGTTTCTTTTGGGCAGTGCGAGAGATGGTCTCGCCCACCTCGTAGTGGTACTCCCAGCGCTGCTGTTTGGCGGCCGAGGGCCTCTCCGACTCCACGGTGTTCTggccctgcagcacctgcagcacccGGACTATTTCGGCGTTGGTCTTGATGGGGAAGTCAGTGCCGCAGGTATTGATGAGGTAACGCCATGGCACGGGGCTCTGCAGGAGGTCCTGCATGCAATTGAGGTCGGCTTGCAGCCGGGACCAGGCGGCATAGACCACGCTTTCCAGGCGGCTAGCCACGAAGACATTGGGGAAGCAGGCAGCAATGGCCCGCACGGCTTCCTGGAAGGCGGCCGGGGATTTGCTGTCTACATGGACACAGTAAACATTCTGGGGGGCATAGATGGATCGCAGGAGTCGCTCAAACATGTCGATTTTGTGGTGGATGATCATGGAGTAGGCGATGGGgaactcttcctcctcctggctGAGCGGGAACTCGATGTAGCGCCGGGTCTCCTTGAAGGCTCTGCAGTCCCTCGTAATGTTCAGGTACTCGCCGGGCGTCACTGAAGCCCTTCTGTTCGCCACTTCCAGGTTGTTGAGCTGCGCCTTTTCGATGGCTGTGTGGTCCCCGCGGACGACCCCCGAGCAGTTGATGCTGCGGCTGGGGGAGAGCTCCAGCGCCCGGTAGAGGCGGGAGCGGTCGGCGGGGTCGGGGCGCGCGGTGCCGCGCAGCGCCAGGGCGGCGGCGAACAGCGCCAGCGGCCCGAGCAGCAGCGCCCagcgccgccgcgccgccggggCCCGCTGCCACCGCTGCATCCCCACGCTGGGTCTGCCCTCGCCTCCTGGCTGCGCTGCCTTGAGGGAGCCGGAGCCGCTGCCGCCCGGGGCAGCCCGACAGCTGGGCACCTGCTGCCTCTCGGAGGTGAGGAAGCAGTGCCCGGGCGATCCCGGTGTGACCGCAGGTGAACAACAGTCCCCTCCCTCCCCGTGGCGTGGCTCTGTTTGGTTTTATCAACACTGGGGGTGGTTCTGTAATCTTCTGTGTCTGTTTAAAAAACGATATTTCATCCTACCCCTGTCCAGCACATAATGCAAGGAAAATTCCTCTAGAATTCAACCCTCTGTAATGCACCTTTTTGAAAGACTTTACTAGATTACTTTGGTGTCTAACCTGCTTTTCCAGTGTTCTGATTGATAGGGAGGATGTGTGCTAATGTCTTTATGAAAACTTCGATGGCAGAAGGCGTGGCTGTTAACGTCTCTACTAACTTCAAGCAACAGGTTTGTTACAGAGTCCAGACAGTTTGACTCCTGAAGCAGACAAGAGTCTGCACAACCTGAACTTCTGTGGTATAGGTAACGTGTCAGAGACATATAGATATCCAGGCTTATAGGTAATAGGTAACCTAAACCCATGGTGAATCAGCTTGCTGCCTCTTTCCAGAGTTATTTGGATTAGTTATGTGAGAAATATCTAACCTGGCATGAGGcctgtaaaattaatttgtagGCCCACACCTAAAAATACTTGGGGTTGGCTCTgatctttctttaattttttggttATGTAATAAAGTATTACTAAGCAAAATTAATGATACTCTCACTGACTGCTATTTAAGCAAAATTTTTCCTAGGTATACTTTGTATGCAATTTGCTGTCAAGTACATATCTTGTAGTAAGGTACAGTATCCTCTTGTGAACCACTGTATTCCACCTTTTTCATTTGTGCTCACATAAGGAATGTTTGCATTGGTGTCAAGTAGTAATGGCTCTTTTCAAAAgaactgttctttttaaaatcagtatttcctTTGAACTATGACAGAAATTgagaagaaattacatttccattttcttggtTGTTcagttggtgttttttttttttaaactgtctcTGCTGGTATTGTGATTCTTACCTAAAAAACATGGGATTGTGTTTGGCTTATAGTTTTGAGAtttatagttttaaaattacCAACAAACATTTGGAAAATTTCATGATAGCTTTCTCATTATGTGTCTTCAGACACCAGAAGTTCAGTGTTCTTTTTATATGGAGTCTTTGGCACATACTCCAGAGTGGGAAAGTGAACAAAGCAAAGGTGGGAATGAGGAAGTATTGaggtttcaaaataaataaaccttaCCCAAATATAAGTATATTGTGTATGTACACTTTATCTGTGAAACTTTAACATGATGAACATGATCTTGTGCAGGTTCTGCTTTTTGAAACTGGAAACTGTCTGATTATAGAATTCTGCTTCTGTTTGCTTCCATTTAATTTCAACTGAATGATGTGTTACAGTCCTGTACTAACAGTTCAAGCTGTATCTTTACAAGCTGCTGAGATTGCATGCCCACTAGTAGAGTCTTGGGTCAGTTTGATGATAAGATAGAGGTCAAGTTCATCTTTGAAGAAACTGTTGGAtgttaattaattttcctttcagagttCTACTTCATTATTGGTTTGTGACAAATGGTTTGAAAGCACTACATGCAGTATGTCTGAAGCTGATTCAGAAAGGACATGAAAAGGTGACAGGAAAAAGCAGTAAGTAAAATATCAAACCACAATAATTTTTGTTGCATGCATACCAGTTCCTGTTATTT from Vidua chalybeata isolate OUT-0048 chromosome 13, bVidCha1 merged haplotype, whole genome shotgun sequence carries:
- the GCNT3 gene encoding beta-1,3-galactosyl-O-glycosyl-glycoprotein beta-1,6-N-acetylglucosaminyltransferase 3, giving the protein MQRWQRAPAARRRWALLLGPLALFAAALALRGTARPDPADRSRLYRALELSPSRSINCSGVVRGDHTAIEKAQLNNLEVANRRASVTPGEYLNITRDCRAFKETRRYIEFPLSQEEEEFPIAYSMIIHHKIDMFERLLRSIYAPQNVYCVHVDSKSPAAFQEAVRAIAACFPNVFVASRLESVVYAAWSRLQADLNCMQDLLQSPVPWRYLINTCGTDFPIKTNAEIVRVLQVLQGQNTVESERPSAAKQQRWEYHYEVGETISRTAQKKLPPPHSYPMFTGSAYNAVTRDFVQYVFENPTAQKFLEWSKDSYSPDEYVWATLNRMPGVPGGTPLSDKFQLSDMNALPRLVKWEYLEGDISKGAPYPPCTGRHQRSICIYGVGDVPWMLQQHHLLANKFDPEVDDAAIQCLEEYLRHKALYGRGL